CGAGGAGAGCGTCGCGTCCGTCGCTTCCACGAGGTCCTCGATGAGCGGCAGGTTCTCCTCTTCCTCGATACCGCGGCCGATGGAAATCAGGAATTCTGCGTCGCTGATGTCCACGTCGCCGCCACCGACCTCTTCGAAACCGGTGACTCTCGACCCAGTGTCCGTGTCGATGTCGGCTTCGAACTCCGAAATCTCGGCATCGCCGACGCCCTCTGCGGCAGACCACTCCGCGCCGCGGATGGTGACGGCCTGCTGGTCGCCGCCGACTTCGACGGTCGTCTCGACCTTCGAACCGTACATCTCGCGGGTGACGGTGAGGCTGTCGCCGTACTCGATGCCGACGGCGTCGGTCGCCAGCGGCAGGTCGAGGCGGTTCGCCACGGCGGGCGCGTAGTCGAGGCCGTTGACGCTGTTAGGCATCAGGACGACCTCGGGGTCGAGTTCGGCGTGCAGGGCTTCGATGGCCTGCGTGTACACGTCGTGGTTGAACTCCTCGCCCTCGCTGACGGTGTGGACGTAATCGACGCCCTCGCGGTTCAGGTCGTCCGCGAAGCCAGTAGCATTGCCGCTGATGACGGCGAGATGCAGGTCGCCGCCGCTCTCGTCGGCGAGTTGTCGCCCGGCGGTGATGACCTCGTAGCTCACGTCGCGCAGGTCGCCACGGCGGTGTTCGGTGATGGCGAGTACGTCCGTCATTGTGCCACCCCCTTCTCGCGGAGGACTTCAGCGAGTTTCCCGGCGGTCTCGCTGGCGTCGCCTTCGAAGATTTCTGCGTCGCTCTCACTCTCGGGTTCGTACATCGACGTCATCGTCAGGTCGCTCTCGACCGCGTCGGCGTCGAGACCGATGTCGGCGAGCGTCTTCGGCGCGATTTCCTTGCTCTGAGCCTGTCGGATACCGCGCAGACTCGCGTAGCGCGGTTCGTTGATACCCGTCTGAATCGTCAGGACGGCCGGAACGTCGATGTCGGTCAGTTCCTCGACGCCACCTTCGAGTTCGCGGTGGACCGACGCGACGCCTTCGTCGGCGTCGAAGTCGAGCGCGTTGACGACCGCACCCCACTGGAAGCCGATTTCGTCGGCCAGCGAGACGCCCGTCGCACCGAACGCGTCGTCGCCCGCTTGGACGCCGGTCAGCACGAGGTCGGGCTCCTCTTCTTCGACGACGGCCGCGAGTAGGTTTGTCTTCGTCTCTACGTCGAGCAGGTCAACGCCCTCCAAGGCGTCGTCCCACACGCGAACCGCGCGGTCTGCTCCTTTTGCGAGGGCCATCCGAATCGTCTCGTCGGCACGTTCGGGGCCGATAGTAACGGAGACGACTTCGTCGGCGGGACCGTCCTCTTTGAGTTGGACGGCCTCTTCGACGGCGTAGTCGTCCCACTCGTTCAAGTCGTATTCGAGGTAGCGTTCGCCTACCTCGGTCCCCTCGATCTCGAAGTCGTCAGCGACTTCGGCGACCTCCTTTACAGTCACCAGGACCTTCATGATAAATGGGTCTGCGGCGCGGGGGTAAACGTTTTCGAAACCCGCGACCGCATG
The sequence above is a segment of the Halorussus halophilus genome. Coding sequences within it:
- a CDS encoding electron transfer flavoprotein subunit beta/FixA family protein, with amino-acid sequence MKVLVTVKEVAEVADDFEIEGTEVGERYLEYDLNEWDDYAVEEAVQLKEDGPADEVVSVTIGPERADETIRMALAKGADRAVRVWDDALEGVDLLDVETKTNLLAAVVEEEEPDLVLTGVQAGDDAFGATGVSLADEIGFQWGAVVNALDFDADEGVASVHRELEGGVEELTDIDVPAVLTIQTGINEPRYASLRGIRQAQSKEIAPKTLADIGLDADAVESDLTMTSMYEPESESDAEIFEGDASETAGKLAEVLREKGVAQ
- a CDS encoding electron transfer flavoprotein subunit alpha/FixB family protein, with protein sequence MTDVLAITEHRRGDLRDVSYEVITAGRQLADESGGDLHLAVISGNATGFADDLNREGVDYVHTVSEGEEFNHDVYTQAIEALHAELDPEVVLMPNSVNGLDYAPAVANRLDLPLATDAVGIEYGDSLTVTREMYGSKVETTVEVGGDQQAVTIRGAEWSAAEGVGDAEISEFEADIDTDTGSRVTGFEEVGGGDVDISDAEFLISIGRGIEEEENLPLIEDLVEATDATLSSSRPIVDNGWLPKNRQVGQSGKVVTPDVYLAIGISGAVQHVAGMKGSDTIIAINTDPNAPIFDIADYGIVGDLFEVVPELIEQFE